The Papaver somniferum cultivar HN1 chromosome 3, ASM357369v1, whole genome shotgun sequence genome includes a region encoding these proteins:
- the LOC113356457 gene encoding SAL1 phosphatase-like isoform X1, whose translation MKFQYLRIWRQQQANPSMAIMASFILLDKAMGMASSAALLNYPGARALKSSSSIFLSPKPAKKPPVFSLFLRTKTTTTRVVASMSYEKDLAAAKKAVTIASRFCQKVQKVLLQSDVQSKSDKSPVTVADYGSQALVSYILEKELPSESFSLVAEEDSGDLRNDGSQEVLQRIRELMNDTLASDGENKVLSAEDVLTAIDSGKSEGGPLGRHWVLDPIDGTKGFVRGHQYAIALALLDEGKVVLGVLGCPNLPLASIANTDQSSSQNQVGCLFYATIGSGTYMQSLDGSSHKKVHVSAIENPAEASFFESFEAAHTTFSLSGSIATKLGVKAPPVRIDSQAKYGALSRGDGAIYLRFPHKGYREKIWDHAAGCIVVTEAGAVVSDAAGKPLDFSKGKFLDLDTGIIVTNQKLMPLLLKAVQDSLREASSPPTGPSL comes from the exons ATGAAGTTTCAATATCTCCGTATCTGGCGCCAACAACAAGCCAATCCATCCATGGCAATAATGGCGTCATTTATTCTGCTTGATAAGGCCATGGGCATGGCATCCTCAGCAGCATTACTTAATTACCCAGGGGCACGCGCtttaaaatcttcttcttcaattttcctcTCGCCCAAACCAGCAAAGAAACCACCAGTCTTTTCTCTCTTTCTAAGAACTAAAACAACAACCACTAGAGTAGTTGCTTCAATGTCTTACGAAAAGGACTTGGCCGCAGCCAAGAAAGCAGTCACTATTGCCTCCCGATTCTGCCAG AAGGTGCAAAAAGTACTTCTGCAATCAGACGTTCAATCAAAGTCAGATAAAAGTCCAGTTACAGTGGCAGATTATG GTTCACAAGCATTGGTCAGCTATATTCTGGAAAAGGAACTTCCTTCTGAATCCTTTTCTTTGGTTGCGGAGGAG GATTCTGGAGATCTCCGTAATGATGGTTCACAAGAAGTGCTTCAacgcataagagaacttatgaatGATACTCTAGCGAGTGATGGAGAAAACAAGGTTTTGTCCGCAGAAGATGTTCTTACTGCCATTGATAGTGGAAAGTCTGAAGGAGGTCCCCTTGGGCGTCATTGGGTTTTGGATCCTATAGATGGCACTAAAGG GTTTGTAAGAGGACATCAATATGCAATAGCATTAGCACTGTTAGATGAAGGAAAGGTTGTTTTGGGTGTCCTAGGTTGTCCGAATCTTCCCCTAGCATCAATAGCCAACACTGATCAATCTTCTTCACAAAACCAAGTTGGCTGTCTTTTCTATGCTACCATCGGTTCTGGAACTTACATGCAGTCCTTGGATGGGTCTTCACACAAAAAG GTGCATGTGAGTGCCATTGAAAACCCTGCAGAAGCATCATTCTTTGAATCATTTGAAGCAGCACACACAACATTCAGTCTGTCTGGCTCGATAGCTACG AAACTAGGTGTGAAAGCACCGCCAGTCAGAATTGATAGTCAAGCAAAATATGGGGCATTGTCCAGAGGAGATGGAGCTATATATTTACGTTTCCCCCACAAGGGCTACCGAGAAAAAATTTGGGATCACGCGGCTGGCTGCATTGTGGTGACAG AAGCCGGCGCTGTGGTATCAGATGCTGCGGGGAAACCTTTGGATTTCTCAAAGGGTAAATTTTTGGATCTCGACACGGGTATAATAGTTACCAACCAGAAGCTGATGCCGTTGCTCTTGAAAGCTGTTCAAGATTCTTTACGTGAGGCGTCATCACCTCCAACAGGTCCATCCTTGTGA
- the LOC113356457 gene encoding SAL1 phosphatase-like isoform X2, with protein sequence MVEWVHTRIHPKKVQKVLLQSDVQSKSDKSPVTVADYGSQALVSYILEKELPSESFSLVAEEDSGDLRNDGSQEVLQRIRELMNDTLASDGENKVLSAEDVLTAIDSGKSEGGPLGRHWVLDPIDGTKGFVRGHQYAIALALLDEGKVVLGVLGCPNLPLASIANTDQSSSQNQVGCLFYATIGSGTYMQSLDGSSHKKVHVSAIENPAEASFFESFEAAHTTFSLSGSIATKLGVKAPPVRIDSQAKYGALSRGDGAIYLRFPHKGYREKIWDHAAGCIVVTEAGAVVSDAAGKPLDFSKGKFLDLDTGIIVTNQKLMPLLLKAVQDSLREASSPPTGPSL encoded by the exons ATGGTAGAATGGGTGCACACACGAATTCATCCGAAG AAGGTGCAAAAAGTACTTCTGCAATCAGACGTTCAATCAAAGTCAGATAAAAGTCCAGTTACAGTGGCAGATTATG GTTCACAAGCATTGGTCAGCTATATTCTGGAAAAGGAACTTCCTTCTGAATCCTTTTCTTTGGTTGCGGAGGAG GATTCTGGAGATCTCCGTAATGATGGTTCACAAGAAGTGCTTCAacgcataagagaacttatgaatGATACTCTAGCGAGTGATGGAGAAAACAAGGTTTTGTCCGCAGAAGATGTTCTTACTGCCATTGATAGTGGAAAGTCTGAAGGAGGTCCCCTTGGGCGTCATTGGGTTTTGGATCCTATAGATGGCACTAAAGG GTTTGTAAGAGGACATCAATATGCAATAGCATTAGCACTGTTAGATGAAGGAAAGGTTGTTTTGGGTGTCCTAGGTTGTCCGAATCTTCCCCTAGCATCAATAGCCAACACTGATCAATCTTCTTCACAAAACCAAGTTGGCTGTCTTTTCTATGCTACCATCGGTTCTGGAACTTACATGCAGTCCTTGGATGGGTCTTCACACAAAAAG GTGCATGTGAGTGCCATTGAAAACCCTGCAGAAGCATCATTCTTTGAATCATTTGAAGCAGCACACACAACATTCAGTCTGTCTGGCTCGATAGCTACG AAACTAGGTGTGAAAGCACCGCCAGTCAGAATTGATAGTCAAGCAAAATATGGGGCATTGTCCAGAGGAGATGGAGCTATATATTTACGTTTCCCCCACAAGGGCTACCGAGAAAAAATTTGGGATCACGCGGCTGGCTGCATTGTGGTGACAG AAGCCGGCGCTGTGGTATCAGATGCTGCGGGGAAACCTTTGGATTTCTCAAAGGGTAAATTTTTGGATCTCGACACGGGTATAATAGTTACCAACCAGAAGCTGATGCCGTTGCTCTTGAAAGCTGTTCAAGATTCTTTACGTGAGGCGTCATCACCTCCAACAGGTCCATCCTTGTGA
- the LOC113356458 gene encoding 2-oxoisovalerate dehydrogenase subunit alpha 2, mitochondrial-like, with product MAFWLMARTSRKITDHLHRNIGILRSSSSACSLLNTTRRFESTKADKDISFGYDTSDDENQALDFPGGRVTFTSHMRFIPESPEKRTHCYRVLDDNGKTIIGSHYQNISKEVAVKMYSNMVTLQVMDTIFYEAQRQGRISFYLTTNGEEAINIASAAALTPDDIIFPQYREPGVLLWRGFTVQEFANQCFGNGADYGKGRQMPIHYGSKKHNYVTVSSTIATQLPQAVGAAYSLKMDKKDACTVTYFGDGGTSEGDFHAALNFAAVMEAPVVFICRNNGWAISTPTSQQFRSDGIVVKGQAYGIRSIRVDGNDTLAMYSAVHAAREMAIKEHRPILIEALTYRVGHHSTSDDSTKYRPVGEIEQWRMARDPIARYRKWVEMNGWWSDEDESQLRIEARKQVLDAVQVAERVKKPPLAELFTDVYDQPPSNLCEQEKFLRNIVMKHPQDYPTDVPV from the exons ATGGCTTTTTGGTTAATGGCAAGAACATCAAGAAAAATTACTGATCATCTTCATAGAAATATAGGAATACTCAGAAGCTCATCATCCGCATGCAGTCTTCTCAACACAACTCGTAGGTTTGAATCAACTAAAGCAGACAAAGATATCAGTTTTGGGTATGATACCAGTGATGATGAAAATCAG GCCTTGGACTTTCCTGGAGGACGGGTTACATTCACTTCCCACATGAGATTCATACCAGAGTCCCCTGAAAAGCGGACACACTGCTATCGGGTTCTTGATGACAATGGAAAGACAATTATAGGCAGTCATTACCAAAAT ATAAGCAAAGAAGTTGCTGTAAAAATGTACAGTAATATGGTTACTCTTCAAGTCATGGACACCATATTTTACGAGGCACAAAGGCAAGGAAGGATTTCCTTCTACCTTACCACAAATGGAGAAGAGGCAATCAACATTGCATCAGCTGCTGCCCTAACCCCAGATGATATTATCTTCCCTCAG TACAGGGAGCCTGGAGTGCTGTTATGGCGTGGTTTCACCGTTCAAGAGTTTGCAAACCAGTGCTTTGGAAATGGTGCTGATTATGGGAAAGGACGACAAATGCCAATCCACTATGGGTCAAAGAAGCACAATTATGTAACTGTGTCATCAACAATTGC TACGCAGCTTCCCCAAGCTGTTGGCGCTGCTTATTCCCTAAAAATGGATAAGAAGGATGCATGTACAGTCACTTATTTCGGTGATGGCGGCACAAGTGAG GGAGATTTCCATGCTGCCTTAAATTTTGCAGCTGTTATGGAAGCCCCGGTTGTTTTTATTTGTCGTAACAACGGATGGGCCATTAGCACCCCTACATCACAACAATTTCGAA GTGATGGTATAGTTGTGAAAGGTCAAGCTTATGGAATTCGCAGCATTCGTGTGGATGGGAATGACACTCTTGCAATGTACAGTGCAGTCCATGCAGCTCGTGAAATGGCGATAAAGGAACATAGGCCCATCCTAATTGAG GCACTTACATATCGAGTAGGACACCACTCGACATCAGATGATTCTACCAAATACCGCCCAGTTGGTGAAATTGAACAGTGGAGAATGGCACGAGATCCTATAGCTAGATATAGGAAATGGGTTGAAATGAATGGTTGGTGGAGTGATGAAGATGAATCGCAGCTCCGAATTGAAGCTAGAAAGCAG GTTCTGGATGCAGTACAAGTTGCAGAGAGAGTGAAAAAACCTCCACTTGCAGAGCTCTTCACAGATGTATACGACCAGCCACCGTCCAATCTGTGCGAGCAAGAGAAGTTTCTTCGTAATATAGTCATGAAACATCCACAGGATTACCCTACTGACGTTCCTGTTTAA